A window from Neodiprion fabricii isolate iyNeoFabr1 chromosome 2, iyNeoFabr1.1, whole genome shotgun sequence encodes these proteins:
- the LOC124175306 gene encoding zinc finger protein 225-like isoform X5, producing MNGEQHALPATTQGQQEEVNVGQSGRPSYPSGLTTSSGLGNVGSIPHSSADLRVGTAVALASSVAKYWVLTNLFPGAPLPQVSVYHHAHHNSSHRTAAGDTANKEPASALSQEMALAQNSHQQASTSHHHQQTSVNTNNQHNSLHPNAQIPVSLPGLSLDGTHIPPSVSHLHAAHAQMQQQMQSQQQLHQQQQQQQQQQQQQQQQQQQQQQQQQQQQQQQQQQQQQSHHQMQNHQTSQNSGHSPPNQPSNQRDENKVKDEGGSCTTERCSDNQVHCQVQCDLQLQPQAQADMQQSLMQQQQQQQQQQQQQQQQQIGVNIGGNSSTDGGNQNNSDSMKTEKEKEMRQHSMAQFQLPDLKPGGHMMDVRTADGSVVKISAGSEQDLAKTLGVEMVQNMYKVNVEDINQLLAYHEVFGKLQSEIAAGTTLVGGTVPTQTVTTIQNGTPIVQQVQLNKFDIKTSDGEATPGPSASPVSVGSHACEVCGKIFQFRYQLIVHRRYHTERKPFTCQVCGKAFTNANDLTRHGKCHLGGSMFTCAVCFHVFANAPSLERHMKRHATDKPYNCTVCGKSFARKEHLDNHTRCHTGETPYRCQYCAKTFTRKEHMVNHVRKHTGETPHRCDICKKSFTRKEHFMNHVMWHTGETPHHCQVCGKKYTRKEHLANHMRSHTNDTPFRCEICGKSFTRKEHFTNHIMWHTGETPHRCDFCSKTFTRKEHLLNHVRQHTGETPFRCQYCPKAFTRKDHLVNHVRQHTGESPHKCQYCTKSFTRKEHLTNHVRQHTGESPHRCHFCSKSFTRKEHLTNHVRIHTGESPHRCEFCQRTFTRKEHLNNHLRQHTGESSHCCNVCSKPFTRKEHLVNHMRCHTGERPFVCTECGKSFPLKGNLLFHMRSHNKGSNAERPFRCDLCPKDFMCKGHLVSHRRSHSDERPHSCPDCGKTFVEKGNMLRHLRKHAAEGPPTQVSTPSAIPQPGVLPIPTAAVLVGHPLAPPAPPVVPQHTVVVPTPPGVLTSY from the exons ATGAACGGGGAGCAGCATGCACTGCCAGCGACTACGCAGGGGCAGCAAGAG GAAGTAAACGTGGGTCAAAGTGGTCGCCCTTCGTATCCGAGTGGATTGACCACTAGCTCTGGTCTTGGGAACGTAGGAAGTATTCCCCATTCGTCGGCAGATCTGCGCGTAGGTACAGCCGTAGCCTTAGCCTCTTCGGTAGCTAAATATTGGGTCCTGACCAATCTCTTTCCTGGGGCACCGCTTCCTCAGGTTTCGGTATATCACCACGCCCACCATAATTCCTCGCATCGAACTGCTGCTGGAGACACGGCAAATAAAGAACCAGCATCTGCGTTATCTCAAGAAATGGCATTGGCTCAGAACTCTCATCAGCAAGCATCTACTTCGCATCATCATCAGCAAACTTCGGTTAATACCAACAATCAACATAACTCCTTGCACCCAAATGCACAG atTCCAGTATCGCTGCCTGGTCTCAGTTTAGACGGTACCCACATACCCCCAAGTGTCAGCCATTTGCATGCAGCACATGCACAAATGCAGCAACAAATGCAGTCCCAACAGCAATtgcatcagcagcagcagcagcagcagcaacaacaacaacaacaacaacagcagcagcagcagcaacagcaacaacagcagcagcaacagcagcaacaacaacaacaacaacagcaatcACATCATCAAATGCAAAATCATCAGACTAGTCAAAATAGTGGGCACAGCCCGCCAAACCAGCCAAGTAATCAGagggatgaaaataaagtgaaagaTGAAGGTGGAAGTTGTACAACTGAGAGATGCAGTGATAATCAAGTTCACTGTCAGGTTCAGTGCGACCTCCAGTTGCAACCGCAGGCACAGGCCGACATGCAACAGAGTTTAatgcagcaacagcagcagcaacaacagcagcagcagcagcagcaacagcagcaaatTGGGGTTAATATAGGAGGAAATAGTTCTACAGATGGTGGAAATCAGAACAATTCTGACAGTATGAAAACtgagaaagaaaaggagatGCGTCAGCATAGTATGGCGCA ATTCCAGTTACCTGATCTTAAACCTGGAGGACATATGATGGATGTAAGAACGGCAGATGGTTCAGTTGTCAAAATAAGTGCTGGTAGCGAACAGGATCTTGCAAAGACACTGGGCGTTGAGATGGTGCAGAACATGTACAAG GTCAACGTCGAGGATATAAATCAACTTTTGGCATACCATGAAGTTTTTGGTAAACTACAGAGTGAAATAGCTGCCGGAACAACATTGGTGGGCGGTACTGTGCCGACCCAAACAGTAACCACCATACAAAACGGAACTCCAATAGTGCAACAGGTtcagttgaataaatttgatataaaaaCAAGTGACGGAGAAGCAACCCCGGGACCAAGCGCATCTCCTGTCTCCGTAGGTAGTCATGCCTGCGAAGtatgtggaaaaatatttcagtttcGTTATCAACTTATTGTACATCGGAGATATCACACGGAGCGCAAGCCTTTTACATGCCAG GTCTGTGGTAAAGCATTTACCAATGCCAATGACCTCACACGCCATGGTAAATGCCATCTTGGAGGATCTATGTTCACTTGCGCGGTTTGTTTTCACGTGTTTGCTAATGCCCCATCACTGGAACGACATATGAAGAGACATGCTACTGACAAACCTTACAATTGTACCGTTTGCGGAAAAAGTTTCGCCAGGAAGGAACACTTGGACAACCACACTCGATGTCACACAGGCGAAACGCCTTATAG ATGTCAGTATTGTGCCAAGACATTCACCAGGAAGGAGCACATGGTTAACCACGTTCGTAAACATACTGGTGAGACACCACATCGATGTGACATATGCAAGAAGAGTTTTACGAGAAAAGAGCATTTTATGAACCACGTTATGTGGCATACAGGGGAAACTCCTCATCACTGCCAAGTCTGTGGAAAGAAGTATACTCGCAAGGAACATCTCGCCAATCACATGCGATCCCACACCAACGATACGCCCTTTCGCTGTGAAATTTGTG GTAAGTCGTTCACACGGAAGGAGCACTTCACGAACCACATAATGTGGCATACCGGCGAGACACCGCATCGCTGTGATTTCTGCTCAAAGACGTTCACTCGGAAGGAGCATCTCTTGAACCACGTTCGCCAGCACACGG GGGAGACGCCATTCCGCTGCCAGTACTGCCCGAAGGCGTTCACACGTAAGGATCACTTGGTTAATCACGTCAGGCAGCACACGGGTGAGTCACCGCACAAGTGCCAGTATTGCACCAAATCGTTCACGCGGAAGGAACATTTGACCAATCACGTGCGTCAACACACAGGCGAATCGCCACACCGATGTCACTTCTGCTCCAAGTCGTTTACTCGAAAGGAGCACCTGACCAATCACGTTCGTATCCATACTGGGGAATCGCCACACAGATGCGAGTTCTGCCAGAGGACCTTTACTAGGAAAGAACATCTTAACAATCATCTTCGCCAACATACAGGCGAATCTTCGCATTGCTGCAACGTATGCTCCAAACCATTCACCAGAAAA GAACACCTTGTGAATCACATGAGATGTCATACTGGCGAGCGTCCGTTCGTTTGCACCGAATGCGGCAAAAGTTTCCCTCTTAAAGGAAACCTCTTGTTCCACATGCGATCCCACAACAAAGGTAGCAACGCGGAAAGACCGTTCAGATGCGATCTGTGCCCGAAAGATTTTATGTGCAAAGGACACTTGGTGTCCCATAGACGCTCTCATTCGGACGAAAGACCGCACAGCTGCCCGGATTGTGGAAaaacttttgttgaaaaaggaaaTATGTTGAGGCATCTTAGAAAGCATGCAGCTGAGGGACCGCCGACACAAGTCAGCACACCTTCGGCTATTCCTCAGCCAGGAGTTCTCCCTATTCCTACAGCTGCTGTTTTAGTTGGGCATCCATTGGCTCCACCAGCGCCACCGGTTGTGCCCCAACATACCGTCGTTGTGCCGACACCACCTGGAGTTTTAACGTCGTATTAA
- the LOC124175306 gene encoding zinc finger protein 37-like isoform X6: MNGEQHALPATTQGQQEEVNVGQSGRPSYPSGLTTSSGLGNVGSIPHSSADLRVGTAVALASSVAKYWVLTNLFPGAPLPQVSVYHHAHHNSSHRTAAGDTANKEPASALSQEMALAQNSHQQASTSHHHQQTSVNTNNQHNSLHPNAQIPVSLPGLSLDGTHIPPSVSHLHAAHAQMQQQMQSQQQLHQQQQQQQQQQQQQQQQQQQQQQQQQQQQQQQQQQQQQSHHQMQNHQTSQNSGHSPPNQPSNQRDENKVKDEGGSCTTERCSDNQVHCQVQCDLQLQPQAQADMQQSLMQQQQQQQQQQQQQQQQQIGVNIGGNSSTDGGNQNNSDSMKTEKEKEMRQHSMAQFQLPDLKPGGHMMDVRTADGSVVKISAGSEQDLAKTLGVEMVQNMYKVNVEDINQLLAYHEVFGKLQSEIAAGTTLVGGTVPTQTVTTIQNGTPIVQQVQLNKFDIKTSDGEATPGPSASPVSVGSHACEVCGKIFQFRYQLIVHRRYHTERKPFTCQVCGKAFTNANDLTRHGKCHLGGSMFTCAVCFHVFANAPSLERHMKRHATDKPYNCTVCGKSFARKEHLDNHTRCHTGETPYRCQYCAKTFTRKEHMVNHVRKHTGETPHRCDICKKSFTRKEHFMNHVMWHTGETPHHCQVCGKKYTRKEHLANHMRSHTNDTPFRCEICGKSFTRKEHFTNHIMWHTGETPHRCDFCSKTFTRKEHLLNHVRQHTGETPFRCQYCPKAFTRKDHLVNHVRQHTGESPHRCHFCSKSFTRKEHLTNHVRIHTGESPHRCEFCQRTFTRKEHLNNHLRQHTGESSHCCNVCSKPFTRKEHLVNHMRCHTGERPFVCTECGKSFPLKGNLLFHMRSHNKGSNAERPFRCDLCPKDFMCKGHLVSHRRSHSDERPHSCPDCGKTFVEKGNMLRHLRKHAAEGPPTQVSTPSAIPQPGVLPIPTAAVLVGHPLAPPAPPVVPQHTVVVPTPPGVLTSY, translated from the exons ATGAACGGGGAGCAGCATGCACTGCCAGCGACTACGCAGGGGCAGCAAGAG GAAGTAAACGTGGGTCAAAGTGGTCGCCCTTCGTATCCGAGTGGATTGACCACTAGCTCTGGTCTTGGGAACGTAGGAAGTATTCCCCATTCGTCGGCAGATCTGCGCGTAGGTACAGCCGTAGCCTTAGCCTCTTCGGTAGCTAAATATTGGGTCCTGACCAATCTCTTTCCTGGGGCACCGCTTCCTCAGGTTTCGGTATATCACCACGCCCACCATAATTCCTCGCATCGAACTGCTGCTGGAGACACGGCAAATAAAGAACCAGCATCTGCGTTATCTCAAGAAATGGCATTGGCTCAGAACTCTCATCAGCAAGCATCTACTTCGCATCATCATCAGCAAACTTCGGTTAATACCAACAATCAACATAACTCCTTGCACCCAAATGCACAG atTCCAGTATCGCTGCCTGGTCTCAGTTTAGACGGTACCCACATACCCCCAAGTGTCAGCCATTTGCATGCAGCACATGCACAAATGCAGCAACAAATGCAGTCCCAACAGCAATtgcatcagcagcagcagcagcagcagcaacaacaacaacaacaacaacagcagcagcagcagcaacagcaacaacagcagcagcaacagcagcaacaacaacaacaacaacagcaatcACATCATCAAATGCAAAATCATCAGACTAGTCAAAATAGTGGGCACAGCCCGCCAAACCAGCCAAGTAATCAGagggatgaaaataaagtgaaagaTGAAGGTGGAAGTTGTACAACTGAGAGATGCAGTGATAATCAAGTTCACTGTCAGGTTCAGTGCGACCTCCAGTTGCAACCGCAGGCACAGGCCGACATGCAACAGAGTTTAatgcagcaacagcagcagcaacaacagcagcagcagcagcagcaacagcagcaaatTGGGGTTAATATAGGAGGAAATAGTTCTACAGATGGTGGAAATCAGAACAATTCTGACAGTATGAAAACtgagaaagaaaaggagatGCGTCAGCATAGTATGGCGCA ATTCCAGTTACCTGATCTTAAACCTGGAGGACATATGATGGATGTAAGAACGGCAGATGGTTCAGTTGTCAAAATAAGTGCTGGTAGCGAACAGGATCTTGCAAAGACACTGGGCGTTGAGATGGTGCAGAACATGTACAAG GTCAACGTCGAGGATATAAATCAACTTTTGGCATACCATGAAGTTTTTGGTAAACTACAGAGTGAAATAGCTGCCGGAACAACATTGGTGGGCGGTACTGTGCCGACCCAAACAGTAACCACCATACAAAACGGAACTCCAATAGTGCAACAGGTtcagttgaataaatttgatataaaaaCAAGTGACGGAGAAGCAACCCCGGGACCAAGCGCATCTCCTGTCTCCGTAGGTAGTCATGCCTGCGAAGtatgtggaaaaatatttcagtttcGTTATCAACTTATTGTACATCGGAGATATCACACGGAGCGCAAGCCTTTTACATGCCAG GTCTGTGGTAAAGCATTTACCAATGCCAATGACCTCACACGCCATGGTAAATGCCATCTTGGAGGATCTATGTTCACTTGCGCGGTTTGTTTTCACGTGTTTGCTAATGCCCCATCACTGGAACGACATATGAAGAGACATGCTACTGACAAACCTTACAATTGTACCGTTTGCGGAAAAAGTTTCGCCAGGAAGGAACACTTGGACAACCACACTCGATGTCACACAGGCGAAACGCCTTATAG ATGTCAGTATTGTGCCAAGACATTCACCAGGAAGGAGCACATGGTTAACCACGTTCGTAAACATACTGGTGAGACACCACATCGATGTGACATATGCAAGAAGAGTTTTACGAGAAAAGAGCATTTTATGAACCACGTTATGTGGCATACAGGGGAAACTCCTCATCACTGCCAAGTCTGTGGAAAGAAGTATACTCGCAAGGAACATCTCGCCAATCACATGCGATCCCACACCAACGATACGCCCTTTCGCTGTGAAATTTGTG GTAAGTCGTTCACACGGAAGGAGCACTTCACGAACCACATAATGTGGCATACCGGCGAGACACCGCATCGCTGTGATTTCTGCTCAAAGACGTTCACTCGGAAGGAGCATCTCTTGAACCACGTTCGCCAGCACACGG GGGAGACGCCATTCCGCTGCCAGTACTGCCCGAAGGCGTTCACACGTAAGGATCACTTGGTTAATCACGTCAGGCAGCACACGG GCGAATCGCCACACCGATGTCACTTCTGCTCCAAGTCGTTTACTCGAAAGGAGCACCTGACCAATCACGTTCGTATCCATACTGGGGAATCGCCACACAGATGCGAGTTCTGCCAGAGGACCTTTACTAGGAAAGAACATCTTAACAATCATCTTCGCCAACATACAGGCGAATCTTCGCATTGCTGCAACGTATGCTCCAAACCATTCACCAGAAAA GAACACCTTGTGAATCACATGAGATGTCATACTGGCGAGCGTCCGTTCGTTTGCACCGAATGCGGCAAAAGTTTCCCTCTTAAAGGAAACCTCTTGTTCCACATGCGATCCCACAACAAAGGTAGCAACGCGGAAAGACCGTTCAGATGCGATCTGTGCCCGAAAGATTTTATGTGCAAAGGACACTTGGTGTCCCATAGACGCTCTCATTCGGACGAAAGACCGCACAGCTGCCCGGATTGTGGAAaaacttttgttgaaaaaggaaaTATGTTGAGGCATCTTAGAAAGCATGCAGCTGAGGGACCGCCGACACAAGTCAGCACACCTTCGGCTATTCCTCAGCCAGGAGTTCTCCCTATTCCTACAGCTGCTGTTTTAGTTGGGCATCCATTGGCTCCACCAGCGCCACCGGTTGTGCCCCAACATACCGTCGTTGTGCCGACACCACCTGGAGTTTTAACGTCGTATTAA
- the LOC124175306 gene encoding zinc finger protein 184-like isoform X2: MNGEQHALPATTQGQQEEVNVGQSGRPSYPSGLTTSSGLGNVGSIPHSSADLRVGTAVALASSVAKYWVLTNLFPGAPLPQVSVYHHAHHNSSHRTAAGDTANKEPASALSQEMALAQNSHQQASTSHHHQQTSIPVSLPGLSLDGTHIPPSVSHLHAAHAQMQQQMQSQQQLHQQQQQQQQQQQQQQQQQQQQQQQQQQQQQQQQQQQQQSHHQMQNHQTSQNSGHSPPNQPSNQRDENKVKDEGGSCTTERCSDNQVHCQVQCDLQLQPQAQADMQQSLMQQQQQQQQQQQQQQQQQIGVNIGGNSSTDGGNQNNSDSMKTEKEKEMRQHSMAQFQLPDLKPGGHMMDVRTADGSVVKISAGSEQDLAKTLGVEMVQNMYKVNVEDINQLLAYHEVFGKLQSEIAAGTTLVGGTVPTQTVTTIQNGTPIVQQVQLNKFDIKTSDGEATPGPSASPVSVGSHACEVCGKIFQFRYQLIVHRRYHTERKPFTCQVCGKAFTNANDLTRHGKCHLGGSMFTCAVCFHVFANAPSLERHMKRHATDKPYNCTVCGKSFARKEHLDNHTRCHTGETPYRCQYCAKTFTRKEHMVNHVRKHTGETPHRCDICKKSFTRKEHFMNHVMWHTGETPHHCQVCGKKYTRKEHLANHMRSHTNDTPFRCEICGKSFTRKEHFTNHIMWHTGETPHRCDFCSKTFTRKEHLLNHVRQHTGESPHRCGFCSKSFTRKEHLVNHIRQHTGETPFRCQYCPKAFTRKDHLVNHVRQHTGESPHKCQYCTKSFTRKEHLTNHVRQHTGESPHRCHFCSKSFTRKEHLTNHVRIHTGESPHRCEFCQRTFTRKEHLNNHLRQHTGESSHCCNVCSKPFTRKEHLVNHMRCHTGERPFVCTECGKSFPLKGNLLFHMRSHNKGSNAERPFRCDLCPKDFMCKGHLVSHRRSHSDERPHSCPDCGKTFVEKGNMLRHLRKHAAEGPPTQVSTPSAIPQPGVLPIPTAAVLVGHPLAPPAPPVVPQHTVVVPTPPGVLTSY, encoded by the exons ATGAACGGGGAGCAGCATGCACTGCCAGCGACTACGCAGGGGCAGCAAGAG GAAGTAAACGTGGGTCAAAGTGGTCGCCCTTCGTATCCGAGTGGATTGACCACTAGCTCTGGTCTTGGGAACGTAGGAAGTATTCCCCATTCGTCGGCAGATCTGCGCGTAGGTACAGCCGTAGCCTTAGCCTCTTCGGTAGCTAAATATTGGGTCCTGACCAATCTCTTTCCTGGGGCACCGCTTCCTCAGGTTTCGGTATATCACCACGCCCACCATAATTCCTCGCATCGAACTGCTGCTGGAGACACGGCAAATAAAGAACCAGCATCTGCGTTATCTCAAGAAATGGCATTGGCTCAGAACTCTCATCAGCAAGCATCTACTTCGCATCATCATCAGCAAACTTCG atTCCAGTATCGCTGCCTGGTCTCAGTTTAGACGGTACCCACATACCCCCAAGTGTCAGCCATTTGCATGCAGCACATGCACAAATGCAGCAACAAATGCAGTCCCAACAGCAATtgcatcagcagcagcagcagcagcagcaacaacaacaacaacaacaacagcagcagcagcagcaacagcaacaacagcagcagcaacagcagcaacaacaacaacaacaacagcaatcACATCATCAAATGCAAAATCATCAGACTAGTCAAAATAGTGGGCACAGCCCGCCAAACCAGCCAAGTAATCAGagggatgaaaataaagtgaaagaTGAAGGTGGAAGTTGTACAACTGAGAGATGCAGTGATAATCAAGTTCACTGTCAGGTTCAGTGCGACCTCCAGTTGCAACCGCAGGCACAGGCCGACATGCAACAGAGTTTAatgcagcaacagcagcagcaacaacagcagcagcagcagcagcaacagcagcaaatTGGGGTTAATATAGGAGGAAATAGTTCTACAGATGGTGGAAATCAGAACAATTCTGACAGTATGAAAACtgagaaagaaaaggagatGCGTCAGCATAGTATGGCGCA ATTCCAGTTACCTGATCTTAAACCTGGAGGACATATGATGGATGTAAGAACGGCAGATGGTTCAGTTGTCAAAATAAGTGCTGGTAGCGAACAGGATCTTGCAAAGACACTGGGCGTTGAGATGGTGCAGAACATGTACAAG GTCAACGTCGAGGATATAAATCAACTTTTGGCATACCATGAAGTTTTTGGTAAACTACAGAGTGAAATAGCTGCCGGAACAACATTGGTGGGCGGTACTGTGCCGACCCAAACAGTAACCACCATACAAAACGGAACTCCAATAGTGCAACAGGTtcagttgaataaatttgatataaaaaCAAGTGACGGAGAAGCAACCCCGGGACCAAGCGCATCTCCTGTCTCCGTAGGTAGTCATGCCTGCGAAGtatgtggaaaaatatttcagtttcGTTATCAACTTATTGTACATCGGAGATATCACACGGAGCGCAAGCCTTTTACATGCCAG GTCTGTGGTAAAGCATTTACCAATGCCAATGACCTCACACGCCATGGTAAATGCCATCTTGGAGGATCTATGTTCACTTGCGCGGTTTGTTTTCACGTGTTTGCTAATGCCCCATCACTGGAACGACATATGAAGAGACATGCTACTGACAAACCTTACAATTGTACCGTTTGCGGAAAAAGTTTCGCCAGGAAGGAACACTTGGACAACCACACTCGATGTCACACAGGCGAAACGCCTTATAG ATGTCAGTATTGTGCCAAGACATTCACCAGGAAGGAGCACATGGTTAACCACGTTCGTAAACATACTGGTGAGACACCACATCGATGTGACATATGCAAGAAGAGTTTTACGAGAAAAGAGCATTTTATGAACCACGTTATGTGGCATACAGGGGAAACTCCTCATCACTGCCAAGTCTGTGGAAAGAAGTATACTCGCAAGGAACATCTCGCCAATCACATGCGATCCCACACCAACGATACGCCCTTTCGCTGTGAAATTTGTG GTAAGTCGTTCACACGGAAGGAGCACTTCACGAACCACATAATGTGGCATACCGGCGAGACACCGCATCGCTGTGATTTCTGCTCAAAGACGTTCACTCGGAAGGAGCATCTCTTGAACCACGTTCGCCAGCACACGGGTGAGTCCCCACACCGATGCGGCTTCTGCTCCAAATCGTTCACCAGAAAGGAACACCTTGTTAATCACATCCGCCAACACACAG GGGAGACGCCATTCCGCTGCCAGTACTGCCCGAAGGCGTTCACACGTAAGGATCACTTGGTTAATCACGTCAGGCAGCACACGGGTGAGTCACCGCACAAGTGCCAGTATTGCACCAAATCGTTCACGCGGAAGGAACATTTGACCAATCACGTGCGTCAACACACAGGCGAATCGCCACACCGATGTCACTTCTGCTCCAAGTCGTTTACTCGAAAGGAGCACCTGACCAATCACGTTCGTATCCATACTGGGGAATCGCCACACAGATGCGAGTTCTGCCAGAGGACCTTTACTAGGAAAGAACATCTTAACAATCATCTTCGCCAACATACAGGCGAATCTTCGCATTGCTGCAACGTATGCTCCAAACCATTCACCAGAAAA GAACACCTTGTGAATCACATGAGATGTCATACTGGCGAGCGTCCGTTCGTTTGCACCGAATGCGGCAAAAGTTTCCCTCTTAAAGGAAACCTCTTGTTCCACATGCGATCCCACAACAAAGGTAGCAACGCGGAAAGACCGTTCAGATGCGATCTGTGCCCGAAAGATTTTATGTGCAAAGGACACTTGGTGTCCCATAGACGCTCTCATTCGGACGAAAGACCGCACAGCTGCCCGGATTGTGGAAaaacttttgttgaaaaaggaaaTATGTTGAGGCATCTTAGAAAGCATGCAGCTGAGGGACCGCCGACACAAGTCAGCACACCTTCGGCTATTCCTCAGCCAGGAGTTCTCCCTATTCCTACAGCTGCTGTTTTAGTTGGGCATCCATTGGCTCCACCAGCGCCACCGGTTGTGCCCCAACATACCGTCGTTGTGCCGACACCACCTGGAGTTTTAACGTCGTATTAA